Proteins from one Bifidobacterium sp. ESL0732 genomic window:
- a CDS encoding MoxR family ATPase — translation MPIFPPHPRSSQPAEQQSSTSIPAPSAPNTGVSEGTRAKQLADRIRMRFAQTLIGQENLREALITTMIAGGHILIESVPGLAKTTAAQTLATSVSGSFRRVQCTPDLMPSDLVGTQIFDFSKQQFSTQIGPIHANFVLLDEINRSNAKTQSAMLEAMAEGATTIGGKRIALPKPFMVIATENPIEEEGTFTLPEAQMDRFMMKAVMTYPSAADETRMLSMLTQRGTDVVDPTAPAQNALSIADVDFLRAAARRVHVSEAIMNYAVDLVATSRGAGSHPIKNLAAKVRLGASPRASISLVRIGQAQALLNGRDYVIPEDVKMFVHEIMRHRILLTFEAQAEGLNTDQIIDSIVETVPVP, via the coding sequence ATGCCAATTTTCCCTCCTCATCCACGTTCCTCACAGCCTGCCGAGCAACAGTCTTCCACATCCATTCCAGCCCCTTCCGCGCCGAACACAGGGGTAAGCGAAGGTACCCGTGCCAAGCAGTTGGCCGACCGTATCCGCATGCGCTTCGCACAGACGCTCATCGGACAGGAGAATCTCCGTGAAGCTCTGATCACCACCATGATTGCCGGTGGCCATATTCTTATCGAATCCGTGCCGGGACTTGCCAAGACGACCGCGGCACAGACCTTGGCGACTTCGGTCTCTGGCTCGTTCCGCCGCGTGCAGTGCACGCCGGATCTCATGCCCTCCGACCTGGTAGGCACACAGATCTTCGACTTCTCCAAGCAGCAGTTCTCCACGCAGATCGGTCCGATTCATGCCAACTTCGTACTGCTCGACGAAATCAACCGTTCCAACGCCAAAACACAATCTGCCATGCTTGAAGCAATGGCCGAAGGCGCCACGACCATCGGCGGCAAGCGCATAGCATTGCCCAAGCCGTTCATGGTCATTGCCACCGAAAACCCGATCGAAGAGGAAGGCACCTTCACTCTTCCTGAGGCTCAGATGGACCGTTTCATGATGAAAGCCGTCATGACCTATCCGAGTGCCGCTGACGAAACACGCATGCTTTCGATGCTCACCCAACGCGGAACCGATGTGGTCGACCCTACTGCCCCGGCACAAAATGCCCTGAGCATTGCTGACGTCGACTTCCTGCGTGCGGCGGCACGTCGGGTGCATGTTTCGGAAGCCATCATGAATTACGCGGTCGATCTGGTGGCCACTTCGCGCGGCGCCGGCAGCCACCCCATCAAGAACCTTGCGGCCAAAGTGCGTCTTGGTGCAAGCCCCCGCGCCTCCATTTCGCTGGTTCGTATTGGACAGGCGCAGGCGCTTTTGAACGGGCGTGACTATGTGATTCCCGAAGACGTCAAGATGTTCGTTCACGAAATCATGCGTCATCGAATTCTCCTGACCTTTGAAGCCCAAGCCGAAGGCCTGAACACCGATCAAATCATCGATTCCATTGTCGAAACGGTGCCTGTTCCATGA